In Pseudoalteromonas sp. MM1, a single window of DNA contains:
- a CDS encoding outer membrane protein transport protein: protein MKFTKTLIAASLALVSADTFAAAFQLAEQNASGLGRAYAGEASIADDASVVARNPALMTLFKDKQLSVAAIGVVPDVSIEGESTNNGIDPSALDDDSIAPSAVVPAAYFTMPYNDKVSVGFGAFSNFGLSTEFNDDYVAGQIAGETEILTVNFNASVAYKVTEQFSFGVGLNYIYADATVIRKVGANASGIDFGADAVNLQGDDTGLGLNVGLMYQLDENSRFGFNYRSETDITFEGDFSNDLPVAAGGTGGAKLPGSVELTLPAIAEFSGSHQLDEKLGVHYSVLWTGWSSFESLEAQVTAPTGDKFVAFEKQEQFDDAFRYSIGADYQYNEDLLLRAGVAFDESPVSQTHLSISIPDTDRFWFSVGGNYAIDTQSNVDLGVSVVRGKTQNFTETDDSGSQWGFESKGHAVVIGAQYNYKF, encoded by the coding sequence ATGAAATTTACTAAAACTCTAATCGCAGCTTCGCTTGCGTTAGTATCTGCAGATACATTTGCTGCTGCGTTTCAGTTAGCTGAGCAAAACGCATCAGGCCTTGGCCGCGCATACGCCGGTGAAGCATCTATCGCTGACGACGCGTCAGTTGTTGCTCGTAACCCAGCTTTAATGACGCTTTTTAAAGATAAGCAATTAAGTGTTGCAGCTATCGGTGTAGTACCAGATGTAAGCATTGAAGGTGAGTCTACTAACAACGGTATAGACCCAAGTGCGTTAGATGACGATAGCATTGCGCCAAGCGCTGTGGTACCAGCAGCTTACTTTACTATGCCTTACAACGATAAAGTATCGGTAGGTTTTGGTGCGTTTTCTAATTTTGGTTTATCTACAGAATTTAACGATGACTACGTAGCGGGCCAAATTGCTGGTGAAACAGAAATTTTGACCGTTAACTTTAATGCAAGCGTTGCATACAAAGTAACAGAGCAATTTAGCTTTGGTGTTGGCTTAAACTATATTTATGCTGATGCAACGGTAATTCGTAAAGTAGGCGCTAATGCAAGTGGTATTGATTTTGGTGCAGATGCAGTAAACCTTCAAGGTGATGACACCGGCCTAGGCTTAAATGTGGGCTTAATGTACCAATTAGACGAAAACAGCCGCTTTGGTTTTAACTACCGCAGCGAAACAGATATTACATTTGAAGGTGACTTCTCTAATGATTTACCAGTAGCTGCAGGCGGCACTGGCGGTGCAAAACTACCGGGCTCTGTAGAGCTGACTTTACCTGCTATTGCTGAATTTTCTGGCTCACACCAGCTAGATGAAAAACTAGGCGTTCACTACAGTGTATTATGGACAGGCTGGAGCAGTTTTGAATCGTTAGAAGCGCAAGTAACAGCGCCTACTGGCGACAAGTTTGTTGCATTTGAAAAGCAAGAACAGTTTGATGATGCATTCCGTTACTCTATCGGTGCTGATTACCAATACAACGAAGACTTACTTCTTCGTGCAGGTGTAGCGTTTGATGAGTCGCCAGTATCACAAACGCATCTTTCTATCTCTATCCCAGATACAGATCGCTTTTGGTTCTCGGTAGGTGGTAACTACGCAATCGATACGCAATCAAATGTTGATTTAGGTGTAAGTGTTGTTCGTGGTAAAACACAGAACTTTACTGAAACTGATGATTCAGGCAGCCAATGGGGCTTTGAGTCAAAAGGCCATGCTGTTGTAATTGGTGCTCAGTACAACTACAAATTTTAA
- a CDS encoding valine--tRNA ligase, translated as MDKTYNPQDIEQSLYQDWEQKGYFKPSGQGTPYSIMIPPPNVTGSLHMGHAFQDTIMDTLTRFKRMQGNNTLWQVGTDHAGIATQMLVERKLHAEEGKTRHDLGREDFINKIWEWKNESGGTITKQLRRLGASVDWDRERFTMDDGLSEAVKEVFVRLHKENLIYRGKRLVNWDPKLHTAISDLEVENKEKQGHMWNLRYPLADGVKTQDGKDYIVVATTRPETMLGDSGVAVNPDDERYQDLIGKEILLPIVNRRITIVADEHADKDKGTGCVKITPAHDFNDNEVGKRHKMPMINIFDKNAAILSQGETYTFDGKELAFDAPIPERLHGLDRFDARKAIVAEFEELGLLEKIEDHGLTVPYGDRSGVVIEPLLTDQWYVRVAPLAEPAKDAVKNGDIQFVPKQYENMYFSWMNDVQDWCISRQLWWGHRIPAWYDSEGNVYVGRDEAEVRRDNNIADSVALSQDEDVLDTWFSSALWTFSTQGWPENTDDLKTFHPSDVLVTGFDIIFFWVARMIMMTLHFIKDENGKPQVPFKTVYVTGLIRDDNGDKMSKSKGNVLDPLDMIDGIELEDLVQKRTGNMMQPKLAAKIEKDTRKVFANGIEAHGTDALRFTLAAMASTGRDINWDMNRLEGYRNFCNKLWNASRYVLMNTEEQDCGFNDAEKELSLADRWILGQFEATVKTYTEHLDNYRFDLAANTLYEFTWNQFCDWYLELTKPVLFKGNEAQQRGTRNTLITVLESLLRLMHPMMPYITETIWQRVAPLAGLETTGTSIMVQGFPVYNEANVDAQAMDDLEWVKQFILAIRVIRGEMDISPSKPLNVLLANASSDDVRRINENESFIASLAKLESFTLLENKDDAPACATSYVGNLEIMIPMAGLIDVEAELARINKQLEKAEKGLAQVQNKLANEKFVNNAPEAVLAKENAKLAEFTDAKTKLLEQKTKIESL; from the coding sequence ATGGATAAAACCTACAATCCGCAAGATATTGAACAGTCGCTATACCAAGACTGGGAACAAAAAGGCTACTTTAAGCCATCTGGCCAAGGCACCCCATATTCAATTATGATCCCGCCGCCAAATGTCACCGGTAGCTTACACATGGGCCACGCCTTCCAAGATACAATAATGGATACCCTAACGCGTTTTAAGCGTATGCAAGGTAACAACACATTATGGCAAGTAGGTACTGACCATGCAGGTATTGCAACGCAAATGTTGGTTGAGCGTAAACTGCATGCAGAAGAAGGTAAAACACGTCACGATTTAGGCCGCGAAGATTTTATTAATAAAATTTGGGAATGGAAAAACGAATCGGGCGGCACAATTACTAAGCAGCTTCGTCGCCTTGGTGCATCGGTTGATTGGGACCGTGAACGCTTTACGATGGACGATGGCTTATCTGAAGCGGTTAAAGAAGTATTTGTTCGTCTGCACAAAGAAAACCTAATTTACCGTGGTAAGCGCCTAGTAAACTGGGATCCAAAACTACACACGGCTATTTCTGACCTTGAAGTTGAAAACAAAGAAAAACAAGGCCACATGTGGAACCTACGTTACCCACTAGCTGATGGCGTTAAAACACAAGACGGCAAAGACTACATTGTTGTAGCAACAACTCGTCCAGAAACCATGCTAGGTGATTCAGGTGTTGCAGTAAACCCAGACGACGAGCGCTACCAGGACCTAATCGGTAAAGAGATTTTACTGCCTATAGTAAACCGTCGTATCACAATTGTTGCCGATGAACATGCCGATAAAGACAAAGGCACAGGTTGTGTAAAAATAACCCCTGCGCATGATTTTAACGATAACGAAGTTGGCAAGCGTCATAAAATGCCAATGATCAATATTTTCGATAAAAACGCAGCTATTCTTAGCCAAGGTGAAACATACACCTTTGACGGTAAAGAGCTTGCGTTTGATGCGCCAATTCCTGAGCGTTTACATGGCCTTGACCGCTTTGACGCACGTAAAGCTATTGTGGCCGAATTTGAAGAGCTTGGGCTTTTAGAAAAAATTGAAGATCATGGCCTTACTGTTCCTTACGGCGACCGCTCTGGTGTGGTCATTGAGCCACTACTTACCGACCAATGGTATGTACGTGTTGCGCCACTTGCTGAACCTGCAAAAGATGCAGTTAAAAACGGCGACATTCAATTTGTACCTAAACAGTACGAGAACATGTACTTCTCGTGGATGAACGACGTACAAGATTGGTGTATTTCACGCCAGCTTTGGTGGGGTCACCGTATTCCAGCTTGGTACGACAGCGAAGGCAACGTATACGTTGGCCGCGATGAAGCCGAAGTTCGCCGCGACAATAATATTGCAGATAGCGTAGCACTAAGCCAAGACGAAGACGTACTTGATACCTGGTTCTCGTCAGCGCTTTGGACTTTTTCAACCCAAGGTTGGCCAGAAAACACGGATGATTTAAAAACCTTCCACCCGTCTGACGTGTTGGTAACGGGTTTTGATATTATTTTCTTCTGGGTTGCGCGCATGATTATGATGACGCTGCACTTTATAAAAGACGAAAACGGTAAACCACAAGTACCATTTAAAACCGTGTATGTAACGGGCCTGATACGTGACGATAACGGCGATAAAATGTCTAAGTCAAAAGGTAACGTACTTGACCCACTGGACATGATTGACGGCATTGAGCTTGAAGATTTAGTACAAAAACGTACTGGCAACATGATGCAGCCTAAACTTGCCGCTAAAATTGAAAAAGACACACGTAAGGTTTTCGCAAATGGTATTGAAGCACACGGTACCGATGCGCTTCGCTTTACCCTTGCAGCAATGGCATCAACCGGTCGTGATATAAACTGGGATATGAACCGTCTTGAAGGTTACCGTAACTTCTGTAATAAACTATGGAACGCGAGCCGTTACGTATTGATGAACACAGAAGAGCAAGATTGTGGCTTCAACGATGCTGAAAAAGAGCTCTCGTTAGCTGATCGCTGGATATTAGGTCAATTTGAAGCAACAGTTAAAACGTACACCGAACACCTTGATAACTACCGCTTTGATTTAGCGGCTAATACACTTTACGAATTCACTTGGAACCAGTTCTGTGACTGGTACTTAGAGCTCACTAAGCCGGTATTATTTAAAGGCAATGAAGCACAGCAACGCGGTACGCGTAATACGCTAATTACCGTACTTGAGAGCCTACTGCGCTTAATGCACCCAATGATGCCATACATTACCGAAACTATTTGGCAGCGCGTTGCACCACTTGCAGGGCTTGAAACAACAGGCACCAGTATTATGGTACAGGGCTTCCCTGTTTATAATGAAGCAAACGTTGATGCACAAGCGATGGATGACTTAGAGTGGGTTAAGCAATTCATTTTAGCAATCCGTGTTATTCGTGGTGAGATGGATATTAGCCCAAGTAAGCCACTTAACGTGTTGCTGGCTAATGCATCAAGTGATGACGTGCGCCGTATTAACGAGAACGAGTCATTTATTGCCTCGCTTGCTAAACTTGAATCTTTCACCCTGCTTGAAAACAAAGACGACGCACCCGCATGTGCAACCTCTTATGTTGGCAACCTTGAAATTATGATCCCTATGGCGGGCTTAATTGATGTTGAAGCCGAGCTTGCTCGTATTAACAAGCAACTCGAAAAAGCAGAAAAAGGCCTAGCCCAAGTGCAAAATAAACTAGCAAACGAAAAGTTTGTAAATAACGCACCTGAAGCCGTACTTGCAAAAGAAAATGCTAAATTAGCTGAATTCACTGATGCTAAAACCAAGCTACTTGAGCAAAAAACTAAAATAGAAAGCTTATAA
- a CDS encoding DNA polymerase III subunit chi: protein MNINAQFFVLKQPDESKAKADDHFALAAQIAAEQYRLGNRVFIFVDNEHTAYAIDETIWAFDPDSFVPHNLQGEGPKAGAPVEIGTTPPVGKRNVLINLANNLPDFIRRFSQVFDFVPVESVAKQAARERFKKLRQLGANISTQEINS from the coding sequence ATGAACATCAATGCCCAATTTTTCGTTCTAAAGCAACCAGATGAGTCTAAAGCGAAGGCTGATGATCATTTTGCTTTAGCAGCTCAAATTGCCGCAGAGCAGTATCGATTAGGGAATCGTGTGTTTATTTTTGTTGATAACGAGCACACCGCCTATGCCATTGACGAAACCATTTGGGCATTTGATCCCGACAGTTTTGTGCCGCATAACCTGCAAGGCGAAGGCCCTAAAGCCGGCGCACCAGTAGAAATAGGCACCACGCCTCCTGTTGGCAAACGTAACGTTTTAATTAACTTAGCTAATAACCTGCCTGATTTTATTAGGCGTTTTAGCCAAGTTTTTGATTTTGTACCAGTAGAGTCTGTAGCTAAGCAAGCCGCTCGTGAGCGCTTTAAAAAGCTGCGCCAACTTGGTGCCAATATCAGCACGCAAGAGATTAATAGCTAG
- the pepA gene encoding leucyl aminopeptidase yields the protein MEFNVKSGSPEKQRSACIVVGVYEPRRLSPIGEQLDKISDGYISNLLRRGDLEGKPGQVLLLHHVPNVLSERVLLVGCGKERELDDKQYKQIISKTINTLNETGSMEAVCFLTEQHVKGRDTYWKVRQAVETTQDCLYTFNQLKSKKVDPRRPLRKIVFNVPTRRELTIGESAIEHGLAIAAGSKLCKDVANMPPNICNPAYLGEQAQELANNFDNITVDIIGEEKMAELGMNSYLAVGRGSDNESVMSIINYKGAADDQAQIVLVGKGLTFDSGGISLKPGEAMDEMKYDMGGAAGVIGAMRALAQMQLPINVIGVLAGCENMPSSNAYRPGDILTTMSGQTVEVLNTDAEGRLVLCDALTYVERFDPDTVIDVATLTGACIVALGAHATGLLSNHNPLAHDLLKASEQSGDRAWQLPLWDDYQDQLDSPFADFTNLGGRSAGTITAACFLSKFTKKYNWAHLDVAGTAWRSGAKKGATGRPVPMLTQYLLNRAGVSEAAHD from the coding sequence ATGGAATTTAACGTAAAAAGTGGTAGCCCAGAAAAACAACGTAGCGCGTGTATCGTCGTTGGCGTTTACGAACCACGTAGGTTATCCCCCATTGGTGAACAACTCGATAAAATCAGCGATGGTTATATCTCAAATTTACTACGCCGTGGCGATTTAGAAGGTAAGCCGGGGCAAGTTTTATTATTGCATCATGTACCTAACGTTTTAAGCGAGCGCGTATTGCTTGTTGGCTGTGGTAAAGAGCGCGAGCTTGATGATAAGCAATATAAGCAAATAATTTCTAAAACAATTAATACCTTAAACGAAACAGGCTCAATGGAAGCGGTGTGCTTTTTAACCGAGCAACATGTTAAAGGTCGTGATACCTACTGGAAGGTTCGCCAAGCGGTAGAAACAACACAAGATTGCCTATACACATTTAACCAGCTAAAAAGCAAAAAAGTAGACCCTCGTCGTCCACTTCGTAAAATTGTGTTTAACGTACCAACGCGTCGCGAGCTAACCATTGGTGAAAGCGCTATTGAGCATGGTTTAGCCATTGCCGCAGGAAGTAAGCTATGTAAAGACGTAGCCAACATGCCACCTAACATTTGTAATCCTGCTTATTTAGGCGAACAAGCGCAAGAGCTAGCTAACAATTTTGACAATATCACCGTTGACATTATTGGCGAAGAAAAAATGGCCGAACTAGGTATGAACTCGTACTTAGCGGTTGGTCGTGGTAGTGATAACGAGTCGGTAATGTCGATTATTAACTACAAAGGTGCAGCCGATGACCAAGCCCAAATTGTACTGGTAGGTAAAGGTTTAACGTTTGACTCAGGCGGTATTTCACTCAAACCTGGCGAAGCCATGGATGAAATGAAATACGACATGGGTGGCGCTGCTGGTGTTATTGGCGCTATGCGTGCATTAGCACAAATGCAGCTACCTATTAACGTGATTGGTGTGTTAGCCGGCTGTGAAAACATGCCAAGCTCTAACGCGTATCGCCCAGGTGATATTTTAACAACCATGTCGGGGCAAACCGTTGAAGTACTTAATACTGATGCAGAAGGCCGCTTAGTATTGTGTGATGCACTCACTTATGTTGAGCGCTTTGACCCAGATACAGTGATTGACGTTGCAACACTTACAGGCGCATGTATTGTTGCTCTTGGTGCACATGCTACAGGTTTACTATCAAACCATAACCCACTTGCGCATGACTTATTAAAAGCGTCTGAGCAAAGCGGCGACCGTGCATGGCAGTTACCGCTGTGGGATGACTATCAAGATCAACTAGATAGCCCATTTGCCGATTTTACAAACTTAGGTGGGCGCTCTGCAGGTACTATTACCGCAGCGTGTTTTTTATCTAAGTTTACTAAAAAGTATAACTGGGCTCATTTAGATGTAGCCGGTACCGCGTGGCGCAGTGGCGCTAAAAAAGGCGCAACGGGCCGCCCTGTTCCTATGCTTACTCAGTATTTATTAAACCGCGCTGGCGTTAGCGAAGCCGCGCACGATTAA
- the lptF gene encoding LPS export ABC transporter permease LptF, giving the protein MLIFRYLTAEVLKSQVAVFLTLMTIFVSQKFVVILSDASEGSIPAKLVLSMIALKLPQLASLILPLSIFLGIILAYSRIYADSEMTVLKACGVSEWYVVRVTLISSVGLAILAASLTMYLAPWASEQEYQLKEQAKADAGLSALRAGRFQQTGNEKAVVFIHNIENGGKELNKVFVAQLPDTETDDLARLVYAEQGVVVEAVNGEQQLVLTDGKRYETDGKTPALNLTQFDGYSVQIREQEIEHQRRKLEAIPTNQLLPLNTSESIAQWQWRIAIPLSIPLLTLIAVPLSVVNPRQGKFAKLVPAISLYLGYFILLNAAKFAVEDGKIPPSIGLWWIHLSALFIGGLLIIKGRPLGAWLKAVVTKRELSA; this is encoded by the coding sequence TTGCTTATTTTTCGTTATTTGACCGCTGAGGTTTTAAAATCGCAGGTCGCCGTATTTTTAACTTTAATGACCATTTTTGTGTCACAAAAGTTTGTGGTTATTTTAAGTGATGCCTCAGAAGGGAGCATTCCTGCCAAATTAGTATTATCGATGATTGCGCTGAAGTTGCCGCAATTAGCGTCGCTGATCCTGCCTTTGAGTATATTTTTGGGTATTATTTTAGCCTACAGCCGCATTTACGCCGACAGCGAAATGACCGTTCTTAAAGCCTGTGGGGTGAGTGAATGGTATGTGGTACGCGTTACTTTAATTTCGAGTGTGGGGTTGGCTATATTAGCAGCCTCTCTCACCATGTATCTTGCGCCATGGGCGAGTGAGCAAGAATACCAATTAAAAGAGCAAGCCAAAGCCGATGCAGGTTTATCAGCTTTAAGGGCTGGGCGTTTTCAACAAACCGGTAATGAAAAAGCCGTGGTGTTTATTCACAACATTGAAAACGGCGGTAAAGAGCTTAACAAAGTATTTGTAGCACAACTTCCGGATACCGAAACAGACGATTTAGCGCGTTTAGTTTATGCTGAGCAAGGCGTAGTGGTAGAGGCGGTAAATGGTGAGCAACAATTAGTGCTTACCGATGGTAAACGCTACGAAACCGATGGCAAAACACCGGCCCTTAATTTAACGCAGTTTGATGGCTATAGCGTACAAATACGCGAGCAAGAAATAGAGCATCAACGCCGTAAATTAGAGGCAATCCCCACTAATCAACTATTACCTCTTAACACCTCTGAGTCTATAGCTCAGTGGCAGTGGCGTATTGCAATACCGCTTTCTATTCCGTTACTAACCTTAATAGCGGTGCCGCTGAGTGTGGTCAATCCGCGCCAAGGTAAATTTGCTAAATTAGTGCCAGCCATTAGCCTGTACTTAGGTTATTTTATTTTACTCAATGCTGCAAAATTTGCCGTAGAAGATGGCAAAATACCGCCTTCAATTGGTTTATGGTGGATTCACTTAAGCGCTTTATTTATAGGTGGTTTATTAATTATAAAAGGGCGTCCTCTGGGTGCATGGCTTAAAGCTGTTGTAACTAAACGGGAGTTAAGCGCATGA
- the lptG gene encoding LPS export ABC transporter permease LptG: protein MMKTLDWYLGRSILQTTGFALLVLVGISTLIKFIDQLKSVGRGSYDLMTAMLYTFYSMPGDLVIFFPMAALIGGLTGLGALASNSELVVMQAAGMSRLQIIGSVMKTAVVMALCMMALGEWGAPEAQQHAKEMRNQAIHGGDVFNAQKGVWAKDGNNFINIEDVDQSGRLNGVHMYHFDKSLDLTQITKAKVAIGRDEGWLLRDVNKVHISDEQISSEHVDEEFYPSQLTGEKLGVVSVKPESLSFTGLWSYLGYLQQNEQDTSTYELALWRKLMQPVSVAVMLLVALSFIFGPLRTVTMGARIIMGVVTGIVFHLTNEIFGPVVMVYQIPAIIGAVLPSILFIGFATYMMNKRV from the coding sequence ATGATGAAAACACTCGATTGGTACTTAGGCCGCAGCATTTTACAAACCACAGGGTTTGCTTTGCTGGTGTTAGTAGGTATTAGCACATTAATTAAGTTTATTGATCAGCTAAAGTCGGTTGGTCGGGGCAGCTACGATTTAATGACCGCAATGCTTTACACCTTTTACAGCATGCCGGGGGATTTAGTTATATTCTTCCCTATGGCCGCGCTTATTGGTGGTTTAACAGGCTTAGGTGCACTGGCTTCAAATAGTGAGCTGGTGGTAATGCAAGCTGCAGGAATGTCGCGCTTGCAAATTATAGGTTCGGTAATGAAAACCGCGGTGGTTATGGCCCTATGTATGATGGCTCTTGGCGAGTGGGGCGCACCAGAGGCGCAACAACACGCCAAAGAAATGCGTAATCAAGCCATCCATGGTGGCGATGTATTTAATGCGCAAAAAGGTGTATGGGCTAAAGATGGCAACAACTTTATTAATATTGAAGATGTAGATCAAAGTGGCCGCTTAAACGGTGTACATATGTATCACTTTGACAAGTCACTCGATTTAACTCAAATTACCAAAGCTAAAGTGGCCATTGGCCGTGATGAAGGCTGGCTATTACGCGATGTAAATAAGGTTCATATTAGTGATGAGCAAATAAGCAGTGAGCACGTTGATGAAGAGTTTTATCCCTCGCAGTTAACGGGCGAAAAGCTTGGCGTTGTATCGGTAAAACCGGAGTCACTTTCTTTTACTGGGCTTTGGTCATACTTAGGGTATTTACAGCAAAATGAGCAAGATACTAGCACCTATGAACTAGCCTTGTGGCGTAAGTTAATGCAGCCAGTGTCTGTTGCCGTTATGCTGCTGGTTGCATTGTCGTTTATATTTGGCCCTTTACGTACCGTTACTATGGGAGCACGTATTATTATGGGTGTAGTAACGGGAATTGTGTTTCATTTAACAAATGAGATATTTGGTCCTGTGGTAATGGTTTATCAAATACCCGCTATTATAGGTGCGGTGCTGCCAAGTATACTATTCATAGGCTTTGCTACGTACATGATGAATAAACGGGTATAG
- a CDS encoding RDD family protein, with protein MSGEFPRAGFWRRFASLVYDTLAIIAFAMLTVVLYLFAVQGFIILDVISLNGAEDVSALIQDSLLLSSIRSALLVIVTLVFFGYFWTKSGQTIGMRAWRLKVQTNEGSLISWPQSIVRSLSALLGLGNLVVLIDFKNKKALQDYVSKTEVITLTKEENKRIYRELD; from the coding sequence ATGTCGGGTGAGTTTCCACGTGCTGGGTTTTGGCGCCGTTTTGCGTCGTTAGTTTATGATACGTTAGCCATTATTGCATTTGCTATGTTAACGGTAGTGCTCTATTTATTTGCCGTACAAGGGTTTATTATCCTTGATGTTATTAGCTTAAATGGCGCTGAAGATGTATCGGCACTTATTCAAGACTCATTGCTGCTATCGAGTATTCGAAGCGCCCTACTTGTTATTGTTACCTTAGTATTTTTTGGCTATTTTTGGACAAAAAGCGGACAAACTATTGGCATGCGCGCATGGCGTTTAAAAGTACAAACTAATGAAGGAAGCTTAATTAGTTGGCCGCAGTCTATTGTTCGCAGCTTAAGTGCACTGCTTGGCTTAGGTAACCTTGTGGTATTAATTGATTTTAAAAACAAAAAAGCGCTACAAGACTATGTCTCAAAAACTGAGGTTATTACCCTTACTAAAGAAGAAAATAAACGTATTTACCGCGAGCTTGATTAG
- a CDS encoding polysaccharide deacetylase family protein, whose product MKSLLIAILMAATFTCAASKGPVKSYPNGATKAVIFSYDDGVTQDRKLVALFNKYQVVGTFNLNSGLFAKKLPWMKTFTGKEGEYIKQSEVKALYKGHEIASHSYSHPGFAGLDTTEIKLQLARDKQILSAIKGSPVHSFAYPLGSYDKAAMKLVKQAGFTNARTVNNTLNFKLPTNTMAWNPTVHHSNAMPLIEQYIALKSNELTVMMIWGHSWEFDKNAVNNNWDYAEQLIQTLSNKDDIWYVSAGEFIAFLEGK is encoded by the coding sequence ATGAAGAGTTTATTAATTGCCATATTAATGGCGGCAACCTTTACCTGTGCAGCCAGTAAAGGGCCTGTAAAAAGCTACCCTAACGGCGCCACTAAAGCTGTTATTTTTAGTTACGACGATGGCGTTACACAAGACAGAAAACTCGTGGCACTATTTAATAAGTACCAGGTTGTTGGTACGTTTAATTTAAACTCAGGTTTATTTGCTAAAAAACTACCGTGGATGAAAACCTTTACCGGTAAAGAAGGCGAATATATAAAACAAAGTGAAGTAAAAGCGCTTTATAAAGGCCATGAAATAGCAAGCCACAGTTACTCACACCCAGGCTTTGCGGGCTTAGATACAACAGAGATAAAATTACAATTAGCCCGCGATAAGCAAATTTTATCAGCTATTAAAGGCAGCCCTGTGCACTCATTTGCATACCCTTTAGGCTCTTACGATAAAGCCGCTATGAAATTAGTAAAGCAAGCGGGCTTTACTAATGCCCGAACAGTAAACAACACCCTTAATTTTAAACTCCCTACCAACACCATGGCGTGGAACCCAACCGTTCACCACTCAAACGCAATGCCGTTAATTGAGCAATATATTGCGCTTAAAAGCAATGAACTCACTGTAATGATGATTTGGGGTCATTCATGGGAGTTTGACAAAAACGCAGTAAATAACAACTGGGATTACGCCGAGCAGCTTATTCAAACACTCTCAAATAAAGATGATATTTGGTATGTATCGGCTGGAGAGTTCATCGCATTTTTAGAAGGTAAGTAA
- a CDS encoding GDSL-type esterase/lipase family protein, producing the protein MSYKPSNYTLQYITILLGTLIIGAVLISFKANAENAIPFQSQWLKNHYAERIAHFKLQPLRKDDIVFIGDSITEQGLNWAIRFNDLRVRNRGISGDMTYGVLARLNELKAAPPKAIFLKIGVNDIFNYHYIKQVKNLSSVSENIEKIVTQLNNSLPNTQIYVQSILPDHRDFITQMAQTANQQIKAIKHAKFTYIDLHPVFLSPQGTLNETLTTDGTHLNKAGYDLWAKQLAPIMKSLK; encoded by the coding sequence ATGAGTTATAAACCAAGTAATTACACACTGCAATACATCACTATTCTACTTGGCACACTAATTATAGGTGCTGTATTAATAAGCTTTAAAGCTAATGCCGAAAACGCAATTCCTTTTCAATCCCAATGGCTAAAGAACCACTATGCTGAGCGTATAGCTCATTTTAAGCTACAACCTTTACGCAAAGACGACATAGTATTTATTGGCGATAGCATTACTGAGCAGGGATTAAATTGGGCTATTAGATTTAACGACCTACGCGTAAGAAACCGCGGTATTAGTGGCGATATGACCTACGGTGTTTTAGCACGTTTGAACGAATTAAAAGCAGCCCCACCTAAAGCTATATTTTTAAAAATTGGCGTAAACGATATTTTTAATTACCATTATATAAAGCAAGTTAAAAACCTATCGTCGGTAAGTGAAAATATAGAAAAAATAGTGACTCAGCTCAATAACTCGCTTCCTAATACACAAATATATGTACAAAGTATTTTGCCCGATCATCGTGATTTTATAACGCAAATGGCGCAAACAGCTAACCAGCAAATTAAAGCAATTAAGCACGCAAAATTTACCTACATAGACTTACACCCCGTATTTTTAAGCCCACAAGGCACGCTTAATGAAACGCTAACTACCGATGGCACCCATTTAAACAAGGCAGGCTATGATCTTTGGGCTAAGCAACTTGCACCAATAATGAAAAGCTTAAAATGA
- a CDS encoding DUF4405 domain-containing protein — protein MSGWKQNLQKFRYVMDTLLLISFMLVSAPQATGVPLHEWFSLFFIIPFVIHLLLHWDWIKRSFSRLFANITARERFNIVWDYLLYIMMLLVFVSGFLVSVALLPALNISLNIQDFWSKIHHDSATFIMPMLGVHLALNFSWIVKLTKRMFAKKAK, from the coding sequence ATGTCTGGTTGGAAACAAAACTTACAAAAGTTCCGTTATGTAATGGACACCTTACTGCTTATTAGCTTTATGCTAGTGAGTGCACCACAGGCCACGGGTGTGCCTTTGCACGAATGGTTTAGCCTATTTTTTATTATCCCTTTTGTTATTCACTTACTGCTGCACTGGGATTGGATAAAACGCAGCTTTAGCCGTTTATTTGCAAACATAACAGCACGCGAGCGCTTTAATATAGTGTGGGATTACCTGCTTTATATAATGATGTTATTAGTATTTGTGAGCGGCTTTTTAGTGTCGGTGGCTCTACTACCTGCACTTAATATTAGTTTAAACATTCAAGACTTTTGGTCAAAAATACATCACGATTCAGCCACATTTATTATGCCCATGTTAGGCGTACATTTAGCGCTTAACTTTTCTTGGATAGTAAAACTGACTAAACGTATGTTTGCCAAGAAGGCTAAATAA